One Alphaproteobacteria bacterium DNA segment encodes these proteins:
- a CDS encoding MarR family transcriptional regulator gives MSCSDPTVENLGFLLQDVARLMRTDFNRRVQELDLTQAQWRALLNLSRNPGMRQCHLADALETQAISATRLIDRMQAAGWVERRNDPGDRRATQLFLTEQAEPTLKTLKKHGADTRAGALAGISADEQEQFLKTLLKMRANMIAQEETKSKVAGEKQ, from the coding sequence ATGTCGTGTTCTGACCCTACCGTCGAAAATCTTGGCTTCCTGCTGCAGGATGTTGCGCGGTTGATGCGCACCGATTTCAACCGCCGCGTGCAGGAGCTTGACCTGACGCAGGCGCAGTGGCGCGCGCTGCTAAACCTGTCGCGCAACCCCGGCATGCGCCAATGCCATCTGGCCGACGCGCTGGAAACGCAGGCCATCAGCGCCACGCGCCTGATCGACCGTATGCAGGCGGCGGGCTGGGTGGAGCGCCGCAACGATCCGGGCGACCGCCGCGCAACGCAGCTTTTCCTGACCGAACAGGCCGAACCCACATTAAAGACGCTGAAAAAGCACGGCGCGGATACGCGTGCAGGCGCGCTCGCGGGCATCAGCGCGGACGAGCAGGAACAATTTTTGAAAACGCTTTTGAAAATGCGCGCCAACATGATCGCGCAGGAAGAAACCAAATCTAAAGTCGCAGGAGAAAAACAATGA